The following coding sequences are from one Coffea arabica cultivar ET-39 chromosome 11e, Coffea Arabica ET-39 HiFi, whole genome shotgun sequence window:
- the LOC113719300 gene encoding nuclear transport factor 2B-like — MDQADQVAKAFVDHYYSTFDTNRSGLGNLYQDQSMLTFEGEKFQGSSNILAKLTGLPFQQCQHGITTVDCQPSGPAGGMLVFVSGLLVVDGGEHPLKFSQMFHLMPTPQGSFYVLNDIFRLNYA; from the exons ATGGATCAGGCGGATCAGGTGGCGAAGGCATTCGTGGACCACTACTATTCAACCTTCGACACCAATCGGAGCGGGTTGGGTAACCTGTATCAAGACCAGTCCATGTTGACATTCGAAGGCGAGAAGTTTCAGGGCTCCTCCAACATCCTTGCCAAATTGACTGGTTTGCCCTTCCAGCAGTGCCAGCACGGCATCACCACCGTCGATTGCCAGCCCTCTGGTCCTGCCGGTGGCATGCTTGTCTTTGTCTCCGGTCTTCTCGTGGTCGACGGCGGGGAGCACCCCCTCAAGTTCAGCCAG ATGTTCCATTTGATGCCCACTCCTCAGGGTAGCTTTTATGTGCTGAATGACATTTTCCGGTTGAATTACGCGTGA
- the LOC113719299 gene encoding uncharacterized protein, which translates to MESRDKVKLLQTAIKQLIEEAKVRNADGPSLDESFVAVSGDKDGSPDDDDDRRLLLSKLLSQLDALQEDGMLEEPKASADNSKVPNPEAEAEAGEKSETANEARKGDSSSEIGKEDIIKELNEVKRQNFITHCLLSAMIVLTVAWQLSQVSLILKVKEGLSHPFKSLGGMITGLLKGNRRITGQEVDKLASSVMPKPILAASSLPDLKIPELPRVELPVFDVDNEE; encoded by the exons ATGGAATCAAGGGATAAGGTGAAGCTATTACAGACAGCCATAAAGCAACTGATTGAAGAAGCGAAGGTAAGAAATGCAGACGGGCCCTCATTGGATGAGAGCTTTGTTGCAGTCTCTGGCGACAAAGATGGTTCCCCCGACGACGACGACGACCGCCGCCTTCTTCTCTCCAAATTACTTTCACAG TTAGATGCCTTGCAAGAAGATGGCATGCTCGAGGAACCCAAAGCATCAGCTGACAATAGTAAGGTACCCAACCCTGAAGCTGAAGCTGAAGCTGGCGAGAAGAGTGAGACTGCAAATGAAGCAAGGAAGGGGGACTCGAGCTCCGAAATTGGGAAAGAAGATATCATTAAGGAGCTTAACGAAGTTAAGAGGCAGAACTTTATCACTCATTGTCTTCTGTCAGCCATGATTGTTCTCACTGTTGCCTGGCAGCTTTCCCAAGTCTCGCTCATTCTGAAGGTCAAAGAAGGATTAAGCCACCCATTTAAATCCTTGGGGGGTATGATCACCGGGCTGCTGAAAGGTAACAGAAGAATTACGGGTCAGGAAGTAGATAAACTAGCCTCCTCTGTGATGCCAAAGCCAATTCTTGCGGCCTCATCTCTGCCGGATCTAAAGATTCCAGAGCTTCCCCGTGTGGAACTCCCAGTATTTGATGTAGACAATGAAGAATAG